One genomic window of Misgurnus anguillicaudatus chromosome 12, ASM2758022v2, whole genome shotgun sequence includes the following:
- the LOC129446605 gene encoding trace amine-associated receptor 13c produces the protein MSNLGEANADNQTIQYCFPNNNLSCTRNIKPEAEYIFVYAFISVTSVFTVFLNLLVIISISHFKQLHTPTNVLILSLAIADLLVGLILMPVQGIKLIEPCWYFGEIFCAIFPLIFYVLVTASLGNLIIVSVDRYIAVNDPLRYPTRLNINRAALAIIVNWLFSFVYCFILLYESFISPEKNHRCIGECILYIKLGYIITDVLVTLVTPCSVIISLYMKICFVARQQAQHLNSVSDKKAMSEKKAAKTLGIVVMVYILCWIPYYIAALILGQETSDSLVINIMYWVLCTNSCMNPIIYAMFYRWFRISAKYILTLKIFQPSSEYFNLFIEEK, from the coding sequence ATGTCTAATTTGGGAGAGGCAAATGCGGACAATCAAACAATCCAATACTGCTTTCCAAACAATAATTTGTCATGTACCAGAAATATCAAACCTGAGGCTGAGTACATTTTTGTGTACGCTTTTATTTCTGTAACATCAGTCTTCACTGTGTTTCTGAATCTGCTGGTGATCATCTCCATCTCTCACTTCAAGCAGCTTCACACTCCAACCAATGTGCTCATTCTCTCTCTGGCTATTGCTGATCTGCTTGTGGGACTAATTCTCATGCCAGTACAGGGCATCAAATTAATTGAGCCGTGCTGGTATTTTGGAGAAATATTTTGTGCGATATTTCCtcttattttttatgtgctCGTCACAGCATCTCTTGGCAACTTGATTATTGTTTCTGTGGATCGTTACATTGCTGTGAATGACCCTTTGCGATACCCAACAAGGTTAAATATTAATAGAGCTGCTTTGGCCATTATTGTAAACtggttgttttcttttgtaTATTGTTTTATTCTCTTGTATGAGTCTTTTATCTCTCCAGAGAAAAACCACAGGTGTATTGGAGAATGTATACTTTATATTAAGTTGGGATATATAATAACAGATGTTTTAGTTACTTTAGTGACACCTTGTTCTGTAATCatatctttatatatgaaaatcTGCTTTGTGGCAAGACAGCAGGCACAGCATTTAAATTCGGTCTCAGACAAAAAGGCCATGTCAGAAAAAAAAGCAGCAAAAACCTTAGGCATTGTTGTAATGGTTTATATTCTGTGTTGGATACCGTACTATATAGCTGCTCTTATTCTTGGCCAAGAAACGAGTGACTCTCTTGtaattaatataatgtattgGGTATTATGCACAAATTCCTGTATGAACCCTATTATCTATGCAATGTTTTATCGCTGGTTTAGAATATCagcaaaatacattttaactcTGAAAATATTTCAACCTTCATCAGAATACTTTAATCTGTTCATAGAAGAAAAATGA
- the LOC129446611 gene encoding trace amine-associated receptor 13c-like, which yields MAYETEDHETQYCFPAINSSCIKTKRSTNEYNIMYVFFSLLSVWTVFLNLLVIISLSHYKKLHTPTNMLILSLAVTDLLVGLIIMPLEAIRLIETCWYFGDTFCRLFLIIMGLLLFTSLSNLVLIAVDRYVAVCHPLLYTQKITTTKTLIIICLCWLCSLVYNIALVVSISQRTDVCYGECIVMLSFEGRAVDLFFSFLFPCTLLIILHLRIFYVAHQQVKVINSLLKRGKDLTEGSVRRKSEHKAALTLGIIVAIHLLCWIPYYILTLTENTFISPTVAQFLVWVLYVNSCLNPVIYALFYSWFRKSVKHILTLRIFQQANSRDNIFSDHHS from the coding sequence ATGGCGTATGAGACAGAAGATCATGAGACTCAATACTGCTTTCCTGCCATTAACTCATCATGCATCAAGACAAAACGCTCCACAAATGAATACAATatcatgtatgtgtttttttcattgctgTCAGTATGGACTGTGTTTTTGAATCTGCTGGTGATCATCTCCCTCTCTCACTATAAGAAGCTCCACACTCCCACCAACATGCTCATTCTCTCTCTGGCTGTGACCGACCTGCTCGTAGGACTTATAATTATGCCCTTGGAAGCCATCAGGCTGATTGAGACATGTTGGTACTTTGGAGACACTTTCTGtagactttttttaataatcatgGGATTGCTCCTCTTTACATCTCTAAGCAATTTAGTTTTAATAGCTGTAGACCGTTATGTGGCTGTGTGTCACCCTCTGCTGTACACACAGAAAATAACAACAACTAAAACATTAATTATTATCTGCCTTTGCTGGTTATGCTCTTTAGTTTATAACATTGCTTTAGTAGTAAGTATCTCACAGAGAACAGATGTGTGTTATGGTGAATGCATTGTTATGCTTAGTTTTGAAGGGAGAGCTGTCGATTTATTCTTTTCCTTCCTATTCCCTTGTACCCTGCTCATAATTTTGCACTTGAGGATATTTTATGTTGCACATCAGCAAGTGAAAGTTATAAACTCTCTGCTGAAGAGAGGAAAAGATCTAACAGAAGGTTCAGTGAGGAGGAAATCTGAGCACAAAGCCGCACTGACATTAGGAATCATTGTGGCAATTCATTTGCTTTGCTGGATTCCCTACTATATCTTAACTTTAACAGAAAACACATTTATCTCACCCACTGTAGCACAATTTCTAGTATGGGTCTTGTATGTTAACTCATGCTTGAATCCGGTAATTTATGCTTTATTTTACTCCTGGTTTAGAAAGTCTGTTAAACACATATTAACTCTCAGAATATTTCAGCAAGCAAACTCTCGAGACAACATATTTTCAGATCATCATTCATGA
- the LOC129446229 gene encoding trace amine-associated receptor 13c-like gives MAYEKEDHETQYCFPAINSSCIKTKRSTHEYSIMYVFFSLLSVWTVFMNLLVIISISHFKKLHTPTNMLILSLAVADLLIGLIIMPLEAIRLIETCWYFGDTYCRLFVIIMGLLLFTSLSNLVLIAVDRYVAVCHPLLYTQKITTTKTLIIICLCWLCSLVYNIAIVVCISPRNECYGECIVMVNSFEGRAVDLFLSFVFPCSLIIILHLRIFYVAHQQVKVINSLLKRGKDLTEGSVRRKSEHKAALTLGIIVAIHLLCWIPYYILTLTENTFISPTVAQYLIWVLYVNSCLNPVIYALFYSWFRKSVIHILTLRIFMQANSRDNIFSDHHS, from the coding sequence ATGGCCTATGAGAAAGAAGATCATGAGACTCAATACTGCTTTCCTGCCATTAACTCATCATGCATCAAGACAAAACGCTCCACTCATGAATACAGTatcatgtatgtgtttttttcattGTTGTCAGTATGGACTGTGTTTATGAATCTGCTGGTGATCATCTCCATATCTCACTTCAAGAAGCTTCACACTCCAACCAACATGCTCATTCTCTCTCTGGCTGTGGCCGACCTGCTCATAGGACTTATTATCATGCCCTTGGAAGCCATCAGGCTGATTGAGACATGTTGGTATTTTGGAGACACTTACTGTAGACTTTTTGTAATAATCATGGGATTGCTCCTCTTTACATCTCTAAGCAATTTAGTTTTAATAGCTGTTGACCGTTATGTGGCTGTGTGTCACCCTCTGCTGTACACACAGAAAATAACAACAACTAAAACATTAATTATTATCTGCCTTTGCTGGTTATGCTCTTTAGTTTATAACATTGCCATAGTAGTATGTATCTCACCGAGAAACGAGTGTTATGGTGAATGCATTGTTATGGTGAATAGTTTTGAAGGGAGAGCTGTCGATTTATTCCTTTCCTTCGTATTTCCTTGTTCCCTGATCATAATTTTGCACTTGAGGATATTTTATGTTGCACATCAGCAAGTAAAAGTTATAAACTCTCTGCTGAAGAGAGGAAAAGATCTAACAGAAGGTTCAGTGAGGAGGAAATCTGAGCACAAAGCCGCACTGACATTAGGAATTATTGTGGCAATTCACTTGCTTTGCTGGATTCCCTACTATATCTTAACTTTAACAGAAAACACATTTATCTCACCCACTGTAGCACAATATCTAATATGGGTCTTGTATGTTAACTCATGCTTGAATCCGGTAAtttatgctttattttattCCTGGTTTAGAAAGTCTGTTATACACATATTAACTCTCAGAATATTTATGCAGGCAAACTCTCGAGACAACATATTTTCAGATCATCATTCATGa
- the LOC129446325 gene encoding uncharacterized protein, whose translation MSKGHENLELHEDDYFTIFLLGTDNRRMCLVGNKIVDYEHFLPGHCRFEEVSLETEGNWFTVLNYQESQLTHIQERMVLYSGSPCMTVFVLQPDHVSQRDVDKLKAFHQRFGKKMAENTVVLLVSNQNQKSAKPNNSDENLKCILYYCQMKVCHFNRNMNQSELIKQLKKCWRHVPEVQKPKVERSRMPYLEKNETLQPQKAIQQEHKSEEDQTAISKKNTLTILLLGQTGSGKSATGNTILRKQHFESHASSLPVTEACQMAEETICGIKIRVIDTPDFFDEALKNQDKQIRRCKELIQPGPDAYVLVMELGRFTDGEREIVDNIQREFGEDVVRETIIVFTGKEKLRGKTLSEYIENTDTHLQQLIRTCGTRCLAFNNNDRNDRQFQQLLEMILEMKRQNGKTDILENYPYYRTSEKKDCRIQ comes from the exons ATGTCAAAAG GGCATGAAAACCTTGAGCTTCATGAAGATGACTATTTCACAATTTTTCTGCTGGGGACAGACAACAGACGTATGTGTTTGGTGGGGAATAAAATAGTTGATTATGAACATTTCCTGCCAGGACATTGCAGATTTGAAGAGGTATCACTGGAGACAGAGGGCAATTGGTTTACTGTTCTGAATTACCAGGAGTCTCAGTTAACACATATTCAGGAACGCATGGTTTTATACTCTGGTTCTCCATGTATGACGGTATTTGTCCTGCAGCCTGATCATGTTTCTCAAAGGGATGTGGACAAACTTAAAGCATTTCACCAGAGGTTTGGTAAAAAGATGGCAGAAAACACTGTGGTACTTCTGGTCAGTAATCAAAACCAGAAATCGGCAAAGCCAAATAATTCAGATGAGAACCTCAAATGCATTCTGTATTACTGCCAAATGAAAGTGTGTCATTTTAACAGAAATATGAATCAAAGTGAACTAATCAAACAACTGAAGAAATGTTGGAGACATGTTCCTGAGGTGCAAAAACCCAAGGTTGAAAG ATCACGTATGCCATATTTGGAAAAGAATGAGACTTTACAACCACAGAAGGCAATTCAACAAGAGCATAAATCAG aaGAAGATCAAACGGCTATCAGTAAGAAAAACACCCTGACCATTTTGTTGCTGGGACAGACAGGAAGTGGGAAAAGCGCTACAGGAAACACCATCCTAAGAAAACAACATTTTGAATCTCACGCCAGTTCTCTCCCAGTAACCGAGGCATGTCAGATGGCAGAGGAAACCATTTGTGGAATAAAGATCAGGGTCATAGACACTCCAGATTTTTTTGATGAGGCACTAAAAAACCAAGACAAACAGATAAGAAGGTGCAAAGAGCTCATTCAGCCTGGGCCTGATGCGTATGTACTGGTTATGGAGCTCGGTCGTTTCacagatggagagagagagatagttGACAATATACAGAGAGAGTTTGGTGAGGACGTGGTGAGAGAAACCATTATTGTGTTCACTGGCAAAGAAAAGCTAAGAGGAAAAACATTATCAGAGTACATTGAAAATACGGACACCCACCTGCAGCAGCTCATACGCACCTGCGGGACGAGATGTCTTGCATTTAACAACAATGATCGCAATGATCGACAGTTTCAACAACTTTTAGAGATGATTTTGGAAATGAAGAGACAAAATGGAAAAACTGACATTTTGGAAAACTATCCGTATTATAGGACATCTGAGAAAAAAGACTGCAGAATCCAGTAA